Within Deinococcus aerius, the genomic segment TGAGGTAGGCGTCCTCCATGGGCGGGCGGCCCACGATGGTCGCGGGATAGACCGGATGGCGCCGCATCGTGACCGCCGTGACGTGGAAGCGCGGGTAGAGATCGGGCAGGGTGTAGAAGCCGGTGTGGTCGCCGAAAGGTCCCTCCACCGCCCAGTCCTCCGCCGGGTCCACATAGCCTTCGAGGATGAACTCGGCGTTGGCGGGCACGTCGAGGTCCACCGTGACACCCCTCGTGATCGGGTATCGTTCGCCCCGCAGGTAGCCTGCGACCGCGAACTCGTCGAGGCCCGGGATGGGCGGCAACGGCGCGGTCGCGGCATAGATCAGGGCCGGGTCACCGCCGAGCGCCACCGCGACTTCCAGCTTTCGGCCCAGCTTCCGCGCCTTTTCCAGATGCCTCGTCCCGGTCTTGTGCCGCTGCCAGTGCATCCCGGTCACGTTCTTTCCCATAACCTGCATCCGGTACATGCCCATGTTGCGCTCGCCCGTCTCGGGGTCGCGGGTGACCACGAGGGGCAGGGTGACGAAGGGGCCGCCGTCCAGCGGCCAGCACTTCAGGATGGGGAGGCGGGAGAGGTCCACCTCGCCCTCCCGCCACACGACCTCCTGTACGGGGGCGGAGCGAACGCGACGGGGTGGGAGGTGCATGGCGTCCCTCAGCTTGCCGAGGTTGCCGAGCAGCCCACCCAGGCCCCCGCTCCCCTTGAGGTCGATCAGGTGACGCACCTTCTTCGCCAGGTCGTCGAGGTCGGAGACGCCCAGAGCGAGGGCTGTCCGCTCGCGGGTGCCCATCAGCCCGATGGCGAGGGGGAAGTCGCTGCCCTTCACGTTCTCGAAGAGCACCGCCGGGCCGCCCCCTTTCACCAGTCGGTCGGCGATCTCGGTGATCTCCAGCTCGCGGTCCACGGGGACAGACACGCGCACGAGTTCGCCGCGTTCCTCCAGCAGCCGGATGAAGCTCTGGAGGTCGGGCGTGCGCCGGGCGGGGGGGGAAGGGAGGGCCATGAGGCGAGTGTAGGGGCCGGGGGGCGGGGCAACCGTACCCGGAGCGCCAGGCCGAGTCCCCCGCCTGTTACCCTGCCCCCATGACCTCCTCCCCCACCGAACGGATGCGCGGCGCGCTGCAAGGGACCGGGCTCGACGGCTGGCTGCTCTACGACTTTCAGGGCCTCAACCCGCACGCGCGGACCGTCCTCGGCCTGCCCGCGGGTGCCCACCTCACCCGCCGCTTTTTCGTGTGGGTGCCGCGCGAGGGTCAGGCCACGCTGCTGCACAACCACATCGAGGGGGGGACGTGGCGGACGCTCTCGGCGGGGTGGAACGTTTCCCTCCGTGCCTTCGGCTCGCACGCGGAGTTGGACGCGGCGCTGCGCGAGGTCGTCGCCGGGAAGACGGTGGCGATGGAGTACAGCCCGAATGGGGCGGTGCCCTACGTGAGCCGGGTGGACGCTGGGACGCTGGAGCGGGTGCGCGCGGCGGGCGCGGAGGTGGTGAGCAGCGCCGACCTCCTCCAGTCGTTCCTGGTGTGGTCGGAGGAGGACCTCGCCGCCCACCGCCGGGCCGCCGCTGTCCTCATGGGGGCAAAGGACGACGCCTTCCGCCTGATGCACGAGCGGCTCCGGGCGGGCGAGACCGTCACGGAACTGGAGGTCCAGGCCGTGATCGAGCGGGCGATCCGGGAGGCGGGCATGACGAGCGGCCACCCGGTCAACGTGAGCTTCGGGGCGAATGCCGCCGACCCGCACTACGAGCCCGGGGGGGAGAAGAACGCCACCCTGAAGCCGGGCGAGTGTGTCCTGATCGACCTGTGGGCGCAGGAGCCGGGCCGCCCCTTCGCGGACGTGACCTGGGTGGGGCACGCGGGCGAGCCGGGCCCCGAGTACCTGGACGCCTGGGAGGCGGTGCGGGGGGCGCGGGACGTGGCGCTGGCCCTGCTGCGCGAGCGGCAGGCGGCGGAGGGCTGGGGGCGCCTGCGAGGGTGGGAACTCGACCGGGCCGCGCGGGACGCGGTGGGGCCCCGGTGGGAACCCTTCTTCCTGCACCGCACCGGGCACGACCTGGGGGTGCAGCTTCACGGCTCGGGCGCGAACCTCGACGACTACGAGACGCACGACACGCGGACCCTCACGCCCGGACTGGCGGTGACGGTGGAGCCGGGCACTTACCCCCGGGCACGCGGTTTCGGCATCCGCAGCGAGGTCAATGTCTTCCTGGCACCGGCGGGGCCGGAGGTGACCACCGACCTCCAGCGCCACCCCTTCGTGCTGGGAGCAGGCGAGTGGGAGGCTGTGCGGGCGGCGGGGTACGGGGAGTAGGCAGGGCCTGAGCCCGAACGTCCCGCGCTTTCTCAAGCCTGTCTGAACCCCTTCGCCCGGTAGTCTGGGGGCATGGCGAACCTCAGCTCCTCGACGATCATGCTTACGGGGGCGGGCGGCGCGCTGGCGACCGCTGTTGCCCAGGAACTGGAGGACGCGGGCGCGCAGCTCGTGCTCGTGGGACGCGGCGAGGCCCTGGAGCGCGCCGCCGACCGCTTTCCCGCGACCGAAGTTCTGGACCTCGACCTGCGGGACCCCGCCAGCGTGGAGGCCCTGCGCCGGGTGAAGGTGGACGCGCTCGTGCATACGGTCGGCGCCTTCACCATGCAGGACGTGCAGAAGGCGACCGAGGAGGACCTGCGGGCGATGTTCGACACGAACATGCTGACCCTCTTTCACGCGGTGCAGGGCGTGTTGCCCCACATGCTGCGGCAGAAAGACGGCCTCATTATGGGCGTGAGCGCCGGGCAGGCGGCCCGGATGAGCGGCCCCAAGGCGGCGCTCTACACCGCCAGCAAGGCCGCCGTCGCCGCCTACGTCCTGAGCCTGCACGACGAACTCAAGGGCCGGGGCCTGCGCGGCTGCGTGCTGTACCCCATGGGCGCCATCGACACGCCGAAAAACCGCGAGGCCGGGATGGACTGGGACGACCTGATCGACCCGCGGGGCCTCGCCAAGAGCGTCGCGCATGCCCTGACGCGCCCCGACCGCGCCCACGTGACGGAGCTCAAGATTTACCCGGACGCCTGACCTCTTTCGGCCCACGCCCTCCACGGATCACCGGTCCGGGAGGGCGCTCCTTCATGCGGGTTTAATCGTTCCCCTCAACCTGATTCCGCACTGATCCAATACAGGGGACGCCGCATAGAGGCGGGGTGAAGCGACGCTGAGGAGGTCCCCGGGCCTCCGCGTAACAGGACCGTACCCACGGCCCTGAGGCTTTCACCCTGTCGGCCCCGTTCCTTCCTTCTCGTTCCCGGAGGTTCCACGCATGAGCAACGACACGAAAGGCCTGAGCACCCGCCGCAAGTTCCTGGGCATGGCCGGCATGATGGGGGCAGGCGCCGTCCTGTCCGGCTGCACGAACGTGATCGCCGCGCCGTCCAATCAGGACAACGGCCTCGACGCCGCCATCTTCAACTTCGCGCTCAACCTGGAGTACCTGGAAGCCGCCTTCTACCTGGCCGCGGTGGGCCGTCTGGACGAGCTGACGGCGGCGGGCGGTGACGCGAGCAAGGTGATCCTTCCGGCGGGCTTCACCGGCATGGGCAAGGTCGGCATCCCCGGCATGTCCGCCGACGTGCGCAGCCTGGCCGAGGAGATCGCGGACGACGAGCTGGCGCACGTCAAGGCGATTCGCGCCGTGTTGAAGGCCGCCGGGGCCACTCCGGTCGCCCAGCCCACCCTGGACCTCGGCCCAGCCTTCGATGCTGCTGGTCGGGCCGCTTCAAAGGACGCCATCAAGGGTTTCAACCCGTACGCGAACGAGCTGTTCTTCCTGCACGGCGCGTTCATCTTCGAGGACGTGGGGGTGACCGCCTACAAGGGTGCGGCGCGCTTTATCGACGACCAGAGCGCGGGCGGCAACCTGGAGAATGCGGCGGGGATCCTGGCCGTCGAGGCATACCACGCCGGGGCGATTCGCCATGAGCTGTACCGCCGCCGCGAGGAGGTAGCGGCCGCGGGCCTGAAGGTCGGCCAGATCGTGCAGGCGATCAGCGACCTGCGCGACTCGGTGGACGGCGACACCGACGACGACCAGGGCATCGTGGCCTCGTTGCAGACTGGCCTGCCCTACGTGCGGGCGAGCGCCTCGAACATCGTCGCCGCCGACGCGAACGCCATCGCGTTCAGCCGCACCCCGCGCCAAGTGGGCAACATCGTGTTCCTCTCGCCTGGGGCGACCAAGGGCGGCTTCTTCCCGAACGGCCTGAGCGACGACGGCAACCTCGGCGCGCTGCTGAAGCTCTGACCTTTTTCCCCACACGCGCCGGGACCACTTCCCCGGCGCGTGTTCTCGTGCCGTCCTATCCCCCCGCCACCCGCAGCAATTCCTCCAGCCCGCCCGCGAAGCCGTCCTCCAGCCGGGGCCACTCGGGGGGGAAGGGCTGCGTGCGGGTCACGTCGTTCGGCACCACGATCACCCGGCAACCCGCGGCGACGGCGGCGGTCGCCCCGTTAAAGCTGTCCTCGACGGCCAGGCATTCCTCCGCGCGCAGGCCCAGGCGCTCGGCGGCCAGGGCGTAGAGTTCGGGGTCAGGCTTCACCCGCCGCACGTCATCCCGGGTGGCAAGGACCTCGAACAGGTCCAGCAACCTGTGCTGCTCCATCCAGCGGGTGACCCAGGCGCGGTCGCTGCTCGTGGCGAGGGCGAGGCGCAGTCCGGCGGCGCGCACCCCCTCCAGCACCGCCCGCACCCCGGGCCGCAGGTCCTGCTCGGCGATGTCGGCCACGATGCGTTTGTGCAGCCCGGCGCGCACCTGCTCGCGGTCGGCCCGCACGTGGTCGGGCAGCCCCGCCCAGGGGTCGAAGGCGTCCCAGGTGCCCACGCCGCGCTGCCAGTCGCTCAGCGCCAGTTCGCGCCCGTGGGTGCGGTACAGCTCCTGCCAGTGCCAGAACTCGCGGGTCTCGGTGTCGAGGATGGTGCCGTCGAAGTCGAAGATCAGGGCGCGCAGGGGGACGGGAGAGGTCATGGGGGCAGTGTAGGGCGCCCCCGGCCTCATCCTCACTTTAGGCGGACGTTCGCCTGCGGCCCAGCCGCTACTCTGGGGCGGATGGCCGACTGGGTACAGAACCTGATGGACAGCCTGGGCTACCTGGGCATCCTGCTGCTGATGATTGTGGAAAACCTCTTTCCCCCGATTCCCAGCGAGCTGATCATGCCCTCGGCGGGCTTCGCGGCGGCGCGGGGGGACATGAATATCTTCGTCGTGATCGCCGTGGGCACGCTGGGCAGTGTCGTGGGCACCCTGCCGCTGTACTACATCGGGCGGGCCTTTGGCGAGGAGCGGCTGGTGGCGTGGGCCGACAAGCACGGCAAGTGGCTCACCCTGCGCGGCGAGGACATCCGCAAGGCCGACGACTGGTTCGACCGCCACGGCACCAAGGCGGTGCTGTTTGGCCGCATGGTGCCCGGCATTCGCAGCCTGCTGAGCCTCCCGGCGGGCATGAGCGAGATGCCCATGCCCAAGTTCCTTCTGTACAGCGCTATCGGCTCGGGCCTGTGGGCGAGTGCCCTGGCCGGGGCGGGCTATCTGCTGGGCGAGAACTACGACCAGGTGGAGCAGTACGTCGGCCCCGCCTCCAAGGTCATCCTGGGGGTCGTCGTCGTCGCGGCGGTGCTGTGGTTCCTGAAGCGCAAGCGGGAGCAGGGGGCGAAGGCGTAAACGGGGCAGGACGGGGGGGGAGGCCGGGGGTCTCCCTTTCTTGACGGCGGGGCTTACGTCAGGACATCAGCCGCGAGCGTGTAGGGTTCGGCACCCCTACTCGTTCTCCACCGACCGCACGCTCTCGTGGGCACCGCGCGAACTGTAGAACGCTTTGCGGACGCCCTGCACAACGGGCGAGAGCCGGGTGCGGGCCTCGTCCTCGGGCAGGCTGGCCGCGACGCCGCAGGCCACGACACGCGAGTACGGCACGTACAGCCAGGGCAGGGTGCTGCGGTCCGCAAACCGCACGTCCCGGAGCATGACGCCGTCCACATCGGAAGCCTGGGCGAGCAGGGAGACTTCGTCCGCATCCACCTGGGTGGGAGTGCCCGTCACCTGCAAGCCGCCTTCAAGAATCAACACGACTTCGTCCATACTGCGCCCACTGTAGGCGAGGAGGCACCGACCCCGAACAGTTCAGGACAGGCCGGAGAAGGAGCGCAGCCTTAACCCTTGCTCCATCACGCCCTAGAACGCCCCCTCCCCGAACACCCGCCGAATGTCTGCCAGATTCCGCCCCAGGCTGAGCAGCACGAGGAGCAGCACCCGCGCCTTGTGCGCGTTCAGGAAGCTGGCCGGAATCGCCCCGGCGGCCACGAGTGTCGCGCCGCCACCGGGGTAGCCGTAGACGGGGAGGACCGGCCCGGCGTGCGTGCGGGTGGCGATCACGACGGGCCTGCCCTTCCCGGCGCTGCGCGCGACCAGCGGCAGCAGCTCGGCGGGCAGGTTGCCGGTGCCCAGCGCGGCGATCACCAGCCCGTCCGAGCGCGCGTCCGCCTCGGCGTAGCCCTCGCCCTGCCAGCCCGCGTAGGCATAGAGGATCTCGACGTGGGCGCTCACGTTCGGGGGCCGGTACACGGGCCGCGCCTCCGGCATGGCGAAGTAACGGACCTGCGCCCCCTCCCCGGTGCGGTCGATCCGGCCAATGGGCCCCGGATACCCCCCGAAGGCGTCCACCGCGGTCGTGTGAACCTTCGTCACCGTGCGCGCGTCGAAGATGTCCCCGCCGAAGACGACGAGCGGCCCGCGCCCCCGCGACTGCCTGTCCAGGGCGACATACGCCGCGTCGAGCAGGTTGCCCGGCCCATCCCAGGACACCTCCTCCGCGTGCCTCATGCTGCCCGTCAGGACGACGGGCGTGCGGGTAGCGAGGAGGAGGTGGAGGAAGAAGGCCGTCTCCTCCAGTGTGTCGGTCCCGTGGGTGACGACCACCCCGTCGTGCTCGGGGGCGAGGCGCTCGATCAGGTGCGCCAGCGACAGCATGTGCGCCGGGGTGACGTGCGGGCTGGGCAGGCGGAAGGGCTGGTGGTCGCGGACCTCCACCCCCGGCAGGCCCGGCACGCTGGGCGGCGACTGTGGGGTCACGCCCTGCCCGTGCGGGTCGGGGCGGCTGGCGATGGTGCCGCCCGTGTGGATGACCGCGAGGCGCTTCACGGGGCGGGGTTCAGGCGTGCGCCGCCTCGATCAGGGCCTGCGCGCCCTGCCCCAGCATGTCGCTCGCCAGCTCGGCCCCCAGGTCGGCGCACTCGGCGGGGTCGCCGGAGGTCGTGCCGCGGATGACCTGGCCGCCGTCGAGCGCCCCGACCCAGCCCTCCAGGGTGAGGATGCCGCCCTTCACGCTCGCGTGGGCACCCACCGGGGCCATGCAGCCCGCCCCCAGCCCCGCCAGGAACTCGCGCTCGGCGGTGATCCGGTCGTCGGTGCCGTGGTCGTGGATGGCGTAGGCGACCTCAATGTTCAGGTCGTCGTCGGCGCGGGTCTCCAGGGCGAGCGCCCCCTGGCCGGGCGCGGGGAGCAAAACGTCCGGCTCAATGAATTCGTCGATGCGGTGGCGCATCTCGGTGCGGATCAGGCCCGCCGCCGCCAGGATGATCGCGTCATAGTCGGGCGTGCTGATGGCCGCGAGGCGCGTATCGATGTTGCCGCGCAGGTCAATGATCGCCAGGTCGGGGCGGTAGGCGCGCAGAAAGGCCTTGCGCCGCACGCTGCTCGTGCCCACCCGGGCGCCGGGGGGCAGGTCGGCGAGCCGCTTCATGCCCTCCTTGCCGATCAGCACGTCGCGGGCGTCCACCCGCTTGGGGATGGAGGAGATTTCCAGGCCCGCGGGCTGCTCGGTGGGCAGGTCCTTGAGGGAATGCACCGCGATGTCAATCCGCTTCTCTAGCAGGGCGTCCTCGATCTCCTTGACCCAGAAGCCCTTGTCACCCTTCTGGGCCATCGACT encodes:
- a CDS encoding HAD family hydrolase; translation: MTSPVPLRALIFDFDGTILDTETREFWHWQELYRTHGRELALSDWQRGVGTWDAFDPWAGLPDHVRADREQVRAGLHKRIVADIAEQDLRPGVRAVLEGVRAAGLRLALATSSDRAWVTRWMEQHRLLDLFEVLATRDDVRRVKPDPELYALAAERLGLRAEECLAVEDSFNGATAAVAAGCRVIVVPNDVTRTQPFPPEWPRLEDGFAGGLEELLRVAGG
- a CDS encoding ferritin-like domain-containing protein, which gives rise to MSNDTKGLSTRRKFLGMAGMMGAGAVLSGCTNVIAAPSNQDNGLDAAIFNFALNLEYLEAAFYLAAVGRLDELTAAGGDASKVILPAGFTGMGKVGIPGMSADVRSLAEEIADDELAHVKAIRAVLKAAGATPVAQPTLDLGPAFDAAGRAASKDAIKGFNPYANELFFLHGAFIFEDVGVTAYKGAARFIDDQSAGGNLENAAGILAVEAYHAGAIRHELYRRREEVAAAGLKVGQIVQAISDLRDSVDGDTDDDQGIVASLQTGLPYVRASASNIVAADANAIAFSRTPRQVGNIVFLSPGATKGGFFPNGLSDDGNLGALLKL
- a CDS encoding DedA family protein, whose amino-acid sequence is MADWVQNLMDSLGYLGILLLMIVENLFPPIPSELIMPSAGFAAARGDMNIFVVIAVGTLGSVVGTLPLYYIGRAFGEERLVAWADKHGKWLTLRGEDIRKADDWFDRHGTKAVLFGRMVPGIRSLLSLPAGMSEMPMPKFLLYSAIGSGLWASALAGAGYLLGENYDQVEQYVGPASKVILGVVVVAAVLWFLKRKREQGAKA
- a CDS encoding M24 family metallopeptidase; its protein translation is MTSSPTERMRGALQGTGLDGWLLYDFQGLNPHARTVLGLPAGAHLTRRFFVWVPREGQATLLHNHIEGGTWRTLSAGWNVSLRAFGSHAELDAALREVVAGKTVAMEYSPNGAVPYVSRVDAGTLERVRAAGAEVVSSADLLQSFLVWSEEDLAAHRRAAAVLMGAKDDAFRLMHERLRAGETVTELEVQAVIERAIREAGMTSGHPVNVSFGANAADPHYEPGGEKNATLKPGECVLIDLWAQEPGRPFADVTWVGHAGEPGPEYLDAWEAVRGARDVALALLRERQAAEGWGRLRGWELDRAARDAVGPRWEPFFLHRTGHDLGVQLHGSGANLDDYETHDTRTLTPGLAVTVEPGTYPRARGFGIRSEVNVFLAPAGPEVTTDLQRHPFVLGAGEWEAVRAAGYGE
- the hemC gene encoding hydroxymethylbilane synthase, which encodes MRTVTVGTRGSTLALAQTRWVVARLKEEWPDTDFRIQTISTKGDRNRASLESMAQKGDKGFWVKEIEDALLEKRIDIAVHSLKDLPTEQPAGLEISSIPKRVDARDVLIGKEGMKRLADLPPGARVGTSSVRRKAFLRAYRPDLAIIDLRGNIDTRLAAISTPDYDAIILAAAGLIRTEMRHRIDEFIEPDVLLPAPGQGALALETRADDDLNIEVAYAIHDHGTDDRITAEREFLAGLGAGCMAPVGAHASVKGGILTLEGWVGALDGGQVIRGTTSGDPAECADLGAELASDMLGQGAQALIEAAHA
- a CDS encoding menaquinone biosynthesis decarboxylase, yielding MALPSPPARRTPDLQSFIRLLEERGELVRVSVPVDRELEITEIADRLVKGGGPAVLFENVKGSDFPLAIGLMGTRERTALALGVSDLDDLAKKVRHLIDLKGSGGLGGLLGNLGKLRDAMHLPPRRVRSAPVQEVVWREGEVDLSRLPILKCWPLDGGPFVTLPLVVTRDPETGERNMGMYRMQVMGKNVTGMHWQRHKTGTRHLEKARKLGRKLEVAVALGGDPALIYAATAPLPPIPGLDEFAVAGYLRGERYPITRGVTVDLDVPANAEFILEGYVDPAEDWAVEGPFGDHTGFYTLPDLYPRFHVTAVTMRRHPVYPATIVGRPPMEDAYLIEASERLFLPAAQTILPEIADYHMPPAGVAHNLVVVSIKKSYPGQAYKVANGLFGLGQMMFAKVIVVVDEGVRVNDFGAVWREVVARAVPGRDTLTTRGPTDVLDHSSRGWGYGGKLIIDATSKLPEEVGSAASSREEQGREEAMEPSFVPRVAAELPSFEGVIAQRQTADGYWHVALHKTQPGQAKALARAFAAHPAAAGIRHLLIADEQTDVGNIQDVWWTILNNIDPERDVHCLPTSSGGLLAWDGARKLPGEGFVREWPPKIEMTPEVRRRVDARWHLYGLPEKWR
- a CDS encoding asparaginase, translated to MKRLAVIHTGGTIASRPDPHGQGVTPQSPPSVPGLPGVEVRDHQPFRLPSPHVTPAHMLSLAHLIERLAPEHDGVVVTHGTDTLEETAFFLHLLLATRTPVVLTGSMRHAEEVSWDGPGNLLDAAYVALDRQSRGRGPLVVFGGDIFDARTVTKVHTTAVDAFGGYPGPIGRIDRTGEGAQVRYFAMPEARPVYRPPNVSAHVEILYAYAGWQGEGYAEADARSDGLVIAALGTGNLPAELLPLVARSAGKGRPVVIATRTHAGPVLPVYGYPGGGATLVAAGAIPASFLNAHKARVLLLVLLSLGRNLADIRRVFGEGAF
- a CDS encoding SDR family oxidoreductase, coding for MANLSSSTIMLTGAGGALATAVAQELEDAGAQLVLVGRGEALERAADRFPATEVLDLDLRDPASVEALRRVKVDALVHTVGAFTMQDVQKATEEDLRAMFDTNMLTLFHAVQGVLPHMLRQKDGLIMGVSAGQAARMSGPKAALYTASKAAVAAYVLSLHDELKGRGLRGCVLYPMGAIDTPKNREAGMDWDDLIDPRGLAKSVAHALTRPDRAHVTELKIYPDA